The Micromonospora krabiensis genome window below encodes:
- the mdlC gene encoding benzoylformate decarboxylase, which translates to MATVRETTYDLLRSLGLTTVFGNPGSTEEPFLQEFPPDFHYVLALHEASAVGIADGYAQATGRPAHVNLHTAPGTGNGMGNLVTAWHNKTPLIVTAGQQTREMLLLEPRLTSRRATEFAQPYVKWAYEPVRAQDIPGALLRAYATAVQPPAGPVFLSLPLDDWAQPADPPPPPRSVATRYAPDPEQLARFADLLAGSRNPALVFGAAVDRADGWPLAAALAERLAAPVWSAPAPERAGFPEDHPHYRGVLPFAIGPLADTLRGHDTILVVGAPVFRYYPHVPGEYLPDGARLLHVTDDPDEVARAPVGDSVLADPGLALAALVDLVPRADRPAPEPSPAPPPPEVTTPLSADALFAALAGHWPADGVLVQESPSNLSALRRRLRITRPSSYFTMASGGLGYGLPAAVGVALAERDTGRGRPVVAVIGDGSFHYSVQALWTAARLRLPLVVVVPVNQQYAILKAFAELKDTPGVPGLDLPGLDLTAVARGYGCHARVVQTPDELGEALADGLAADGPTVLPVPISTDPPRLL; encoded by the coding sequence ATGGCAACTGTCCGGGAGACGACGTACGACCTGCTCCGCAGCCTCGGCCTGACCACCGTCTTCGGCAATCCCGGCTCCACCGAGGAGCCCTTCCTCCAGGAGTTCCCGCCCGACTTCCACTACGTGCTCGCGTTGCACGAGGCGTCCGCGGTCGGGATCGCCGACGGGTACGCCCAGGCCACCGGCCGCCCCGCGCACGTCAACCTGCACACCGCCCCAGGCACCGGCAACGGCATGGGCAACCTCGTGACCGCCTGGCACAACAAGACCCCCCTCATCGTCACCGCCGGCCAGCAGACCCGCGAGATGCTGCTGCTCGAACCCCGGCTGACCAGCCGCCGGGCGACGGAGTTCGCCCAGCCGTACGTGAAGTGGGCCTACGAGCCCGTCCGGGCGCAGGACATCCCCGGCGCGCTGCTGCGGGCGTACGCGACCGCGGTGCAGCCACCGGCCGGCCCGGTCTTCCTCTCGTTGCCGCTGGACGACTGGGCCCAGCCCGCCGACCCGCCCCCGCCGCCACGCTCGGTGGCCACCCGCTACGCCCCGGACCCGGAGCAGCTCGCACGCTTCGCCGACCTCCTCGCGGGCAGCCGCAACCCGGCCCTGGTGTTCGGCGCCGCGGTCGACCGCGCGGACGGCTGGCCGCTCGCGGCGGCGCTGGCCGAGCGGCTGGCCGCGCCGGTCTGGTCCGCCCCCGCGCCCGAGCGGGCCGGTTTCCCGGAGGACCACCCGCACTACCGGGGCGTGCTGCCGTTCGCGATCGGCCCCCTCGCCGACACGCTGCGCGGCCACGACACGATCCTCGTGGTGGGCGCGCCCGTCTTCCGCTACTACCCCCACGTGCCGGGCGAGTACCTGCCGGACGGGGCCCGGCTGCTGCACGTCACCGACGACCCGGACGAGGTGGCCCGGGCACCGGTCGGTGACAGCGTGCTCGCCGACCCGGGGCTCGCCCTGGCCGCGCTGGTCGACCTCGTGCCGCGCGCCGACCGGCCGGCGCCGGAGCCGAGCCCCGCGCCGCCACCGCCGGAGGTCACGACACCGCTGAGCGCCGACGCGCTGTTCGCCGCGCTGGCCGGGCACTGGCCGGCGGACGGCGTGCTGGTGCAGGAGAGCCCGTCCAACCTGTCCGCCCTGCGCCGGCGGCTGCGCATCACCCGCCCGTCGTCGTACTTCACGATGGCCAGCGGTGGCCTGGGCTACGGCCTGCCGGCGGCGGTCGGCGTGGCGCTGGCCGAGCGGGACACCGGTCGGGGCCGCCCGGTGGTCGCGGTGATCGGCGACGGCTCGTTCCACTACTCGGTGCAGGCGCTGTGGACGGCCGCGCGGCTGCGGCTGCCGCTGGTCGTGGTGGTGCCGGTCAACCAGCAGTACGCGATCCTGAAGGCGTTCGCCGAGCTCAAGGACACGCCCGGCGTGCCCGGGCTGGACCTGCCCGGCCTGGACCTCACGGCCGTGGCGCGGGGGTACGGCTGCCACGCCCGCGTGGTGCAGACGCCGGACGAGCTCGGGGAGGCGCTCGCCGACGGGTTGGCGGCGGACGGCCCGACCGTGCTGCCGGTGCCGATCAGCACGGATCCGCCCCGGCTCCTCTGA
- a CDS encoding GlcG/HbpS family heme-binding protein translates to MTVLKLEQANTIIAAAIARGRAMNLDPLAVAVLDAGGHLLAFQREDGAGFARFHLAHAKAWGALGMGFGTRELMERAESFPAFVMAASAATGGRMIPSPGGVLILDANAAVIGAVGASGDAGDNDEICVLAAIDAVGLAARPGAGEG, encoded by the coding sequence ATGACAGTGCTCAAGCTGGAGCAAGCCAACACGATCATCGCCGCTGCGATCGCCCGCGGGCGGGCGATGAATCTCGATCCGCTGGCCGTCGCCGTGCTGGATGCCGGTGGCCACCTCCTCGCCTTTCAGCGCGAGGACGGGGCGGGTTTCGCGCGATTCCACCTGGCTCATGCGAAGGCGTGGGGAGCGTTGGGCATGGGCTTCGGCACGCGGGAGTTGATGGAGCGCGCTGAGAGTTTCCCGGCCTTCGTCATGGCCGCATCGGCTGCTACCGGCGGACGGATGATCCCTTCACCGGGCGGGGTGTTGATCCTCGACGCGAACGCGGCGGTGATCGGCGCGGTCGGCGCGTCCGGCGACGCCGGCGACAACGACGAAATCTGTGTGCTTGCCGCCATCGATGCCGTTGGCCTCGCGGCCCGCCCCGGAGCTGGTGAAGGCTAG
- a CDS encoding YqgE/AlgH family protein, which produces MQGEGQAIGGRAMESMTGRLLVATPALKDPNFDRTVVLLVAHEPGGALGVVLNRATEVPVSDVLGDWGDLARHPAVLFEGGPVQPDSAICLARMRQPVTRLKGFHQVSGAVGTIDLSVDPERLRESVGGIRVFAGYSGWGSGQLENEIEEGSWFVLDALPGDAFVDRPDDLWPMVLRRQGGMMAAVAHFPPDVALN; this is translated from the coding sequence ATGCAGGGAGAGGGCCAGGCGATCGGCGGGCGGGCCATGGAGTCGATGACCGGGCGGCTGCTGGTCGCGACTCCGGCTCTGAAGGACCCCAACTTCGACCGTACGGTGGTGCTGCTCGTCGCCCACGAGCCGGGCGGGGCGCTCGGCGTGGTGCTCAACCGTGCCACCGAGGTGCCGGTCTCCGACGTCCTCGGCGACTGGGGCGACCTGGCCCGGCACCCGGCGGTGCTCTTCGAGGGCGGGCCCGTCCAGCCCGACTCGGCCATCTGCCTCGCCCGGATGCGGCAGCCGGTGACCCGGCTCAAAGGCTTCCACCAGGTCTCCGGCGCGGTCGGCACCATCGACCTCTCGGTCGACCCGGAGCGGCTGCGGGAGAGCGTCGGCGGCATCCGGGTCTTCGCCGGCTACTCGGGCTGGGGTTCGGGGCAGCTGGAGAACGAGATCGAGGAGGGCTCCTGGTTCGTGCTCGACGCGCTGCCCGGGGACGCCTTCGTCGACCGGCCCGACGACCTGTGGCCGATGGTGCTGCGTCGCCAGGGCGGGATGATGGCCGCCGTGGCCCACTTCCCGCCGGACGTGGCGCTGAACTGA
- a CDS encoding GNAT family N-acetyltransferase, whose product MSEIQIRRATETDLPAAAELRWQWLLELDQRPQGSREDYVAYLTTWARSAPGHECFLAARGDAVIGMAWLAITDRVPSAAAFDRRSGDLQSVYVLAAERHHGVGGQLVHAVVTRAAELGLEHLTVHARALAIDLYQRHGFAMQPRLMLLKPGG is encoded by the coding sequence GTGAGCGAGATCCAGATCCGTCGTGCCACCGAAACAGACCTCCCGGCCGCCGCAGAACTTCGCTGGCAATGGCTGCTGGAGCTGGATCAGCGACCCCAGGGCAGCCGGGAGGATTACGTCGCCTACCTCACGACGTGGGCTCGCAGCGCTCCCGGGCACGAATGTTTCCTCGCGGCCCGAGGCGACGCCGTCATCGGGATGGCCTGGCTGGCGATCACCGATCGCGTGCCGTCCGCAGCCGCCTTCGACCGGCGCTCCGGCGATTTGCAGAGCGTCTACGTACTCGCTGCGGAGCGGCACCACGGCGTCGGCGGGCAGCTCGTACACGCCGTCGTCACCCGGGCGGCTGAACTCGGACTGGAGCACCTCACCGTGCACGCCCGCGCCCTGGCGATCGACCTCTACCAGCGGCACGGTTTCGCGATGCAGCCCCGGCTGATGCTGCTGAAGCCAGGCGGTTAG